The Vanessa atalanta chromosome 24, ilVanAtal1.2, whole genome shotgun sequence genome has a segment encoding these proteins:
- the LOC125073311 gene encoding peptidyl-prolyl cis-trans isomerase FKBP1A-like — protein MGVDVETITPGDEATYPKRGQTVVVHYTGTLTNGQKFDSSRDRGKPFKFKIGKGEVIKGWDQGVAKMSVGERAKLTCSPDFAYGQQGHPGVIPPNSTLIFDVELIRLE, from the exons ATGGGTGTGGACGTTGAAACTATTACGCCCGGCGATg AGGCAACCTACCCAAAACGGGGGCAAACTGTCGTTGTCCATTACACCGGTACGCTGACGAACGGGCAAAAATTTGATTCATCCCGTGACAGAGGCAAGCCTTTCAAGTTCAAGATTGGAAAGGGCGAGGTCATCAAGGGCTGGGATCAAGGTGTCGCTAAG ATGTCTGTCGGTGAGCGTGCTAAGCTGACCTGCTCTCCTGACTTTGCATATGGCCAGCAAGGTCACCCCGGAGTCATCCCACCAAACTCCACACTCATCTTCGATGTTGAACTCATCCGTCTTGAATAA